Below is a window of Streptomyces sp. NBC_01429 DNA.
GCCGGGGACGAGACGTTGAGCGAACCGCCCAGCACGGCCGACCCCGGCAGCACCGTCGACCCCGGCAGCACCGTCGACCCCGGCAGCACGGTCGACCTCGACAGTACGATCGACGGCCTGGTGCGCCGCAGCGCCGCACGGGTGCCCGACCGCACGGCCGTCAGGTACGGCGACCGGAGCTGGACCTACGCCGAGCTGGACGCCGCCGTCTCCACGGCGGCGGCCGAGCTGCGGGACCACGCCCGGGAGGCCGGCGACCGGGTCGCCGTCTACGGCCACAACTCCGACGCCTACCTCATCGCCCTGCTCGGCTGCGCGCGGGCCGGGCTCGTACACGTACCGGTCAATCAGCATCTGACGGGCGACGACCTCCGCTACCTGCTGGAGCAGTCGGGCAGCACGCTCGTCCTCGCGGATCCGGATCTCGCCGGCCGGATCCCCGGCTCCGTGCCGGTAAGGGCCCTGCGCGACACCGACGAATCGCTGCTGGCCGCGCTCCGCGTACCCCGCCGTTACGAGCGCGAGGCCGACCCGGGCGAGCTGGTCCAGCTCCTCTACACCTCGGGCACCACCGCGCTCCCCAAGGGCGCGATGATGACCCACCGGGCCCTGGTCCACGAGTACGCCGGCGCAGTCGCCGCGCTGGATCTGCGCGAGAGCGACCGGCCGGTCCACTCGCTGCCGCTCTACCACTCGGCCCAGACCCATGTGTTCCTGCTGCCCTACCTCGCGGTCGGCGCGGAGAACACGATCCTGGACGCGCCCGATCCGGTGACCCTCTTCGACCTGATCGCCGAGGGGCGCGCGGACAGCCTCTTCGCGCCGCCGACCGTATGGATCGGGCTGTCCGGCCATCCGCGGTTCGCCACGACCGATCTGAGCGCGCTGCGCAAGGCGTACTACGGCGCCTCGGTCATGCCGGTGCCCGTCCTGGAGCGGCTGCGCGAACGGCTGCCCTCGCTCGCCTTCTACAACTGCTTCGGCCAGAGCGAGATCGGTCCGCTCGCCACCGTTCTCGGGCCCGACGAGCACGAGGGCCGGATGGACTCGTGCGGCCGGACCGTACGCCATGTGACGGCGCGGATCGTCGACGAGCACGGCGAGGAGGTCCCGGACGGTACGCCCGGCGAGATCGTCTACCGGTCGCCCCAGCTCTGTACGGGGTACTGGGACAAGCCGCGCGAGACGGCGGAGGCGTTCCGGGACGGCTGGTTCCACTCGGGCGACCTCGCGGTACGGGACGCCGAGGGGTACTACACCGTGGTCGACCGGGTGAAGGACGTCATCAACTCCGGCGGGGTGCTGGTCGCCTCCCGGCAGGTCGAGGACGTGCTCCACACCCACCGGGCGGTCGTGGAGGCGGCCGTCGTCGGTCTGCCCGACGAGCGCTGGATCGAGGCGGTCACCGCCTTCGTGGTCCGCGACGGCGAGGTCACCGAGGACGAACTCCTCGCCCACGCGCGCGGGCGGCTGCCGCACTTCAAGGTGCCGAAGCGGATCCTGTTCGTGGCGGGACTGCCGCGCAACGCGAGCGGCAAGATCCTCAAGCGCGAGCTGCGGGACCGGTTCACCGGGTCCTGACGGCGCCCGGCCGGGCAGCGGACCACCGGCTCACGTTCCCGGTCCGGGGTCAGCGCGCCGGGTGGTCCGCCCTGAGGTCCACGACGCGCCTGCTCTTGCCCGCCGACCGCTCCAGGGTCAGCGGATCGACCACCTCGACGGCCACCGAGACCCCCACCCCCTCCTTCACCGCGGTGACGATCGCCCGCCGCGCCGCCGCGCGCTCCTCCACGCTCGCCGAGGCCCGCGCCTCCACCCGTACGGTCAGGGCGTCCAGCCGCCCCGCGCGCTCCAGCCGGAGCTGGAAGTGCGGGGACACCCCCGGCGTGCGGAGCACGATCTCCTCGATCTGCGTGGGAAAGAGGTTCACGCCGCGCAGGATCACCAGGTCGTCGGTCCTGCCGGTGATCCGGGCCATCCGCCGGAAGGGCCTGGCCGTACCGGGCAGCAGCCGGGTGAGGTCCCGGGTCCGGTAGCGGATCACCGGCATCGCCTCCTTGGTGAGCGAGGTGAAGACCAACTCCCCCTCCGCACCGTCCGGCAGCACCTCGCCGGTGAGCGGATCGACCACCTCCGGATAGAAGTGGTCCTCCCAGATGTGCGGACCGTCCTTGGTCTCGACGCACTCCTGGGACACCCCCGGGCCCATCACCTCCGACAGCCCGTAGATGTCCACCGCGTCGATCGCGAACCGCTCCTCGATCTCCCGCCGCATCTCCTCCGTCCACGGCTCGGCCCCGAAGATCCCCACGCGCAGCGAGGTGGAACGGGGATCGACGCCCTGGCGCTCGAACTCGTCGAGCAGCGTCAGCATGTACGAGGGCGTCACCATGATGATCTCGGGGCGGAAGTCCT
It encodes the following:
- a CDS encoding fatty acyl-CoA synthetase gives rise to the protein MTAGDETLSEPPSTADPGSTVDPGSTVDPGSTVDLDSTIDGLVRRSAARVPDRTAVRYGDRSWTYAELDAAVSTAAAELRDHAREAGDRVAVYGHNSDAYLIALLGCARAGLVHVPVNQHLTGDDLRYLLEQSGSTLVLADPDLAGRIPGSVPVRALRDTDESLLAALRVPRRYEREADPGELVQLLYTSGTTALPKGAMMTHRALVHEYAGAVAALDLRESDRPVHSLPLYHSAQTHVFLLPYLAVGAENTILDAPDPVTLFDLIAEGRADSLFAPPTVWIGLSGHPRFATTDLSALRKAYYGASVMPVPVLERLRERLPSLAFYNCFGQSEIGPLATVLGPDEHEGRMDSCGRTVRHVTARIVDEHGEEVPDGTPGEIVYRSPQLCTGYWDKPRETAEAFRDGWFHSGDLAVRDAEGYYTVVDRVKDVINSGGVLVASRQVEDVLHTHRAVVEAAVVGLPDERWIEAVTAFVVRDGEVTEDELLAHARGRLPHFKVPKRILFVAGLPRNASGKILKRELRDRFTGS